In Pedobacter heparinus DSM 2366, the following are encoded in one genomic region:
- a CDS encoding HlyD family secretion protein, whose protein sequence is MISLSALIKYPDIVKTQLKITSANAPKSVISKISGQLVKVTVQENQAVITDQPLAYIESTASHEQVLQLLDELKNLQANLSEGMIPLKLLATPKNVFLGELQNAYQSFYQSFLMYQSSIANGFYLKKKVFLQKDLLSILDQKEQLLVQQKLQEKDYELGKKEFEMHQKLFEQKVEAPMELKREESKFIAKRYPLQQTESALLSNSIIYSAKEKEIMELENLISEEKLKFIQALNNFISNIEDWKKKYVLTAPQPGKVAFLGIVQEKEFLNAGQEVLYINPGSTDFFGEIHIPQYKMGKVYKDQEVLIKLKSYPFEEYGIIRGNIQSIADIPYKDSVFVSRVSISNKGMSGLKRNIRLKNGMIADAEIITEDATLLKRLIHNIIKIINK, encoded by the coding sequence ATGATTAGTTTATCGGCACTGATAAAGTACCCTGATATAGTAAAAACACAGCTAAAAATAACTTCTGCCAATGCTCCTAAATCGGTTATAAGTAAAATTTCCGGTCAATTGGTTAAAGTAACGGTTCAAGAGAATCAGGCTGTCATAACAGATCAGCCGCTTGCTTATATTGAAAGTACGGCAAGCCATGAGCAGGTCCTCCAATTATTGGATGAATTGAAAAACTTGCAAGCCAATCTGTCTGAAGGGATGATTCCGCTAAAATTATTAGCTACTCCAAAAAATGTATTCTTAGGAGAATTGCAGAATGCATACCAAAGTTTTTATCAATCGTTTTTAATGTATCAATCTTCCATTGCAAATGGATTTTATTTGAAAAAGAAAGTGTTTTTACAAAAAGATCTCTTGTCGATCCTTGATCAAAAAGAACAATTGCTGGTACAACAAAAGCTTCAGGAAAAAGACTATGAATTGGGAAAGAAGGAATTTGAAATGCACCAAAAGCTTTTTGAACAAAAAGTAGAAGCCCCAATGGAATTGAAACGGGAGGAGAGTAAATTTATAGCTAAAAGATATCCGCTTCAACAAACCGAATCGGCATTGCTTTCCAATAGCATCATCTATTCTGCTAAGGAAAAGGAGATTATGGAACTGGAGAACCTGATCAGCGAAGAAAAATTAAAGTTTATTCAAGCGCTGAATAATTTTATAAGCAATATAGAAGATTGGAAGAAAAAATATGTTCTTACAGCACCACAACCCGGTAAAGTAGCCTTTTTGGGGATAGTACAAGAAAAGGAGTTTTTAAATGCCGGGCAGGAAGTACTATATATCAACCCGGGCAGCACTGATTTTTTCGGCGAGATACATATACCGCAATATAAAATGGGAAAGGTATATAAAGACCAGGAAGTGCTGATTAAATTAAAAAGCTATCCCTTTGAAGAGTATGGAATAATCCGGGGAAACATCCAATCTATAGCTGATATACCTTATAAAGACAGTGTTTTTGTTTCGAGAGTAAGTATTAGCAACAAAGGCATGTCTGGCCTTAAGAGAAACATCCGGTTAAAAAATGGCATGATAGCAGATGCCGAGATCATTACAGAAGACGCCACTTTATTAAAAAGATTAATACATAATATCATTAAGATCATTAACAAGTAA
- a CDS encoding glycosyltransferase family 2 protein: MRDYKISFCTVCMNRLHHLKQTLPVNLLDNQAYLNLEFILLDYNSSDGLEHWVKKNMQEHLESGRLVYYKTCTPMHFNRSHSRNLAYKLADGDLICNIDADNYTGDGFAAYINEEFKKNENIFLTTLNSIEARGKDVLGRMCVKKSDFYKIGGYDERMVYYGFEDYDFANRLEFNNVRRTFITGDQDYFRAITHSNTERLSNEYAYGNLTTLLVNYLSPCSTDFLFLFSNKEYRRNIIIDPKAYPFSEPLSEFQKSQIRYPQSTLNALWLEGEWSGDESEINLKSKEGIQERLSFNEERKCFISDLCTEASDFYKILNPMFIQQAIMFYSQFTNRVIMHQNKIERRIIVNGLRFGNDVVYKNFDDQTPITT; the protein is encoded by the coding sequence ATGAGGGACTATAAAATATCATTTTGTACCGTCTGTATGAACAGGCTGCACCATCTGAAACAAACACTACCTGTTAATTTGCTTGATAACCAAGCTTACCTCAACCTGGAGTTTATACTACTGGATTATAATTCTTCTGACGGACTTGAGCATTGGGTTAAAAAAAATATGCAGGAACACCTTGAAAGCGGAAGGCTTGTTTATTACAAAACCTGTACACCTATGCACTTTAACAGAAGTCATTCCCGTAACCTGGCTTATAAATTGGCTGATGGCGATTTAATTTGTAACATAGATGCTGATAACTACACGGGAGATGGCTTTGCCGCTTATATAAATGAGGAATTTAAAAAGAACGAGAATATATTTCTGACTACGCTTAACTCCATTGAAGCCAGAGGGAAAGATGTATTGGGAAGGATGTGTGTCAAAAAAAGTGACTTCTATAAGATTGGAGGATATGACGAACGAATGGTTTATTACGGTTTTGAAGATTATGATTTTGCAAACCGATTGGAGTTCAATAATGTCAGAAGGACCTTCATAACAGGTGATCAGGATTATTTCAGGGCTATTACCCATTCCAATACGGAAAGGCTCTCAAATGAGTATGCATATGGAAATCTGACAACCTTATTGGTTAATTATCTTAGTCCCTGCAGTACAGATTTTTTATTCTTGTTTAGTAACAAAGAATATAGGAGAAATATTATTATTGATCCTAAGGCTTACCCATTTTCTGAACCCTTATCAGAATTTCAGAAATCTCAAATAAGGTATCCGCAATCAACTTTAAACGCTTTGTGGCTGGAAGGAGAATGGAGTGGGGATGAAAGCGAAATAAATTTGAAAAGTAAAGAAGGGATTCAAGAACGATTATCCTTTAACGAAGAAAGAAAATGTTTTATTTCTGATTTATGTACCGAAGCATCAGACTTTTATAAGATTCTTAATCCGATGTTTATACAGCAAGCCATTATGTTTTACAGTCAATTCACTAACAGAGTAATCATGCATCAAAATAAAATAGAAAGGCGGATTATTGTGAATGGGCTTAGATTTGGTAATGACGTAGTCTATAAAAATTTCGATGATCAAACACCTATCACTACCTAA
- a CDS encoding BT_3044 domain-containing protein has protein sequence MKQKYITMLALATVLSSCKDNELFEKEMYKNDVALISSSYYNTFQEIVPLTGNEVTGYIAASAGGTHASTKDLVIQLEDDLTQLDFYNRSLFDFDTKLYAKLLPRNKYEILDPKIQIKAGDRTGRTMVKLRPDGLSPDSTYFIGLKATAGPGVEINSKKTTILYQVLIKNDYASQAQNTFYSMTGLVNGMVTAGNKKLFPLSANSVRVIAGTESFESTEPMINKTSIVLEVAADKSVTIKPYKDIKVKQINGDARYPNVFRIEESFGRKFNVFLLSYEYTINNVVKTMQEELRIEIVR, from the coding sequence ATGAAACAAAAGTATATAACGATGCTCGCACTCGCTACCGTGCTCTCTTCGTGCAAAGACAATGAATTGTTCGAAAAGGAAATGTACAAAAATGATGTTGCTTTGATCAGTAGCAGCTATTACAATACCTTTCAGGAAATCGTTCCATTGACAGGCAATGAAGTAACCGGATATATCGCAGCTTCTGCAGGAGGGACACATGCATCTACAAAGGACCTGGTGATCCAATTGGAAGACGACCTTACGCAGCTGGATTTTTATAACCGGTCTCTTTTTGATTTTGACACCAAATTATATGCAAAACTGCTGCCCCGGAACAAATATGAAATCTTAGATCCAAAAATCCAGATCAAAGCCGGAGACCGTACCGGAAGGACCATGGTTAAGCTGCGCCCAGACGGCCTATCACCGGATTCGACTTATTTTATCGGATTAAAAGCTACAGCTGGCCCTGGAGTTGAGATCAACTCGAAGAAAACCACGATTCTTTACCAGGTGCTCATCAAGAACGATTATGCTTCTCAGGCACAAAATACTTTTTATTCCATGACTGGCCTGGTAAACGGAATGGTAACAGCGGGTAATAAGAAGCTGTTCCCTTTATCGGCAAATAGTGTTCGCGTAATTGCCGGAACGGAATCATTTGAAAGTACAGAACCCATGATCAATAAGACTTCCATCGTACTAGAAGTGGCAGCTGACAAAAGTGTCACTATTAAACCATATAAGGATATAAAGGTGAAGCAAATTAATGGTGATGCAAGATATCCCAATGTATTTAGGATTGAAGAATCCTTTGGCCGAAAATTCAATGTCTTTTTATTGTCGTATGAGTACACCATTAATAACGTGGTAAAGACGATGCAGGAGGAATTACGGATCGAGATCGTTCGGTAG
- a CDS encoding RagB/SusD family nutrient uptake outer membrane protein, translating to MKTSIIKRLAFVAVIIQLIAMTTSCKKYLNIDEYFDDEFNIDSAFANPRNMEAYMWGAAAMFPDESNTIRFGYTPGPMATDEALNGLTGGGSSNVYYGMDFATGRITSDFYGDSNPNLNQWAKYYKIIRKCNSVLQNLDRPKGMSNLDRLRIEGYTRFIRAYAYYNILVDYGPAILLGDEVINTNESLEYYDRPRATYDETMDYTCDELEKAAMLMPAEVSLLDFGRPSKGAALALIARLRLIHASPLFNGGPVASSYFGNWKRKTDNVNYVSQQYNEARWAVAAAAAKRVMDLGQYRLYTAVKDDKTPALPAGVNSDPNFYLDYPNGAGGIDPLRSYSDIFNGEAVAEINKEIIWGRNTGYMVTTISQGSMPPSLGGWGRFCVTQKVVDAYLMADGRTKEEATSNGYYSETGYTTQAKNFSGYPLNSGVYNMYANREMRFYASIGFNEAVWQAQSSTTINNYTAKYYYQAPDGRGGVAATSPNYPITGYVIKKFNHPMDAFSGTGARHIKKAYSIIRYAEILLSYAEALNNLTGSHTVKLGDKEYTLSRNQEEIKGAFNLVRYRAGLPGLSATQISTAALVQKQIERERMVELLWENRRYYDVRRWGIYEETEREPMRGMNPDGATKDAYYQRVIPGTSSFMTRVVDKKAVFVPIPRAEMRRLPSLDQNPGY from the coding sequence ATGAAAACGTCAATCATAAAAAGATTAGCATTCGTAGCGGTCATCATCCAGTTGATTGCGATGACAACATCCTGTAAGAAGTACCTAAATATCGATGAATATTTTGACGATGAATTTAACATCGATTCCGCTTTTGCCAACCCTCGAAATATGGAAGCTTATATGTGGGGTGCAGCGGCCATGTTTCCAGATGAATCAAATACCATTCGCTTTGGTTATACACCTGGCCCTATGGCAACCGATGAAGCCTTGAACGGGCTTACCGGAGGTGGCTCGAGCAATGTGTATTATGGAATGGATTTTGCCACCGGACGCATTACTTCAGATTTCTATGGAGACAGCAACCCTAACTTAAATCAATGGGCAAAATACTACAAGATTATCCGTAAATGTAACAGTGTCCTGCAAAACCTTGATCGCCCTAAGGGCATGAGCAATTTAGATCGGCTCAGGATTGAAGGATACACGCGTTTTATCCGTGCATATGCTTACTACAACATTTTAGTAGATTATGGTCCTGCGATCCTGCTGGGTGATGAAGTGATCAACACCAATGAATCCCTTGAATATTATGACCGTCCCAGAGCGACCTATGATGAAACGATGGACTACACCTGCGATGAGCTTGAAAAAGCAGCAATGCTTATGCCTGCAGAAGTTTCGCTACTGGATTTTGGCCGCCCGAGTAAAGGAGCTGCACTTGCTTTGATTGCCCGCCTGCGGCTGATCCATGCAAGTCCGCTGTTTAATGGCGGACCGGTAGCCAGTTCTTATTTTGGCAACTGGAAACGCAAAACCGATAATGTCAATTACGTATCACAGCAATATAATGAAGCAAGATGGGCAGTAGCTGCAGCCGCAGCCAAGCGCGTGATGGATCTTGGTCAGTACAGGTTATATACCGCAGTGAAAGATGACAAAACCCCTGCGCTTCCTGCCGGAGTCAATTCGGATCCAAATTTCTATCTTGATTATCCAAATGGAGCAGGAGGAATAGATCCGTTAAGATCCTATTCGGATATTTTTAATGGCGAGGCTGTTGCTGAAATTAATAAAGAGATCATCTGGGGCAGAAATACAGGTTATATGGTAACAACCATCAGTCAGGGCTCTATGCCGCCTTCTCTCGGTGGCTGGGGGCGTTTCTGCGTTACACAGAAAGTGGTTGATGCCTATCTGATGGCCGACGGCCGTACCAAAGAAGAGGCCACCAGCAATGGGTATTATTCAGAAACAGGCTATACTACACAGGCCAAAAATTTTTCAGGATATCCACTCAATTCCGGAGTTTACAATATGTATGCTAACCGCGAAATGCGTTTTTATGCATCTATTGGATTTAACGAGGCCGTATGGCAGGCACAGTCCAGTACGACCATCAACAACTATACTGCCAAATACTACTACCAGGCCCCCGATGGTCGTGGCGGAGTGGCTGCTACTTCACCCAACTACCCGATCACGGGCTACGTGATCAAAAAATTCAATCACCCGATGGATGCTTTTTCAGGTACAGGTGCACGTCACATCAAAAAAGCTTACTCCATCATCCGCTATGCGGAGATACTCTTATCCTATGCCGAGGCACTTAATAATTTGACAGGTAGTCACACGGTAAAGCTTGGGGATAAAGAATATACCCTATCCAGAAACCAGGAAGAGATAAAGGGTGCCTTTAATCTCGTTCGCTATCGTGCCGGGCTGCCTGGATTGAGCGCCACCCAAATCAGTACTGCTGCGCTAGTTCAAAAACAGATTGAACGTGAACGCATGGTAGAGCTGCTGTGGGAGAACAGACGCTATTATGATGTACGTCGCTGGGGCATTTATGAAGAAACAGAACGCGAACCTATGCGCGGTATGAATCCGGATGGCGCTACCAAAGATGCCTATTACCAACGTGTTATACCGGGAACATCGTCATTTATGACACGTGTAGTAGACAAAAAAGCCGTTTTTGTACCCATACCACGTGCCGAAATGAGAAGGTTACCTTCTTTAGATCAGAATCCGGGCTATTAG
- a CDS encoding SusC/RagA family TonB-linked outer membrane protein: protein MTKTFRILCLLSLCLSLTTLHAQETKQLLTIAGIVTDEKGAAIPAVSVYIKDRPSAGTATNNEGKFSIQVSYGDKVAFSYIGFKNAEHVAVETKKNLTIVLKDNNEALEEVMVVGLGNVQRKISSVGAITTVDVKDLQSPAPSIANLLGGRAAGVISRLGSGEPGKNISEFWVRGIGTFGANSSALVLIDGLEGDLNTIDPADVESFSILKDASATAVYGVRGANGVVLVTTKRGQVDRMQLTARANTTLSSLNRLPEYLRAYDYAQLANEASLVRGQSPLYNQTELGIIRDGLDPDMYPDVDWQDEILNKTSWRQSYYMSGRGGSEVARYFLSLGGKSESAAYKVDKNSQYSSNVGFNTYNYRINLDVNLTKTTKIFLGSDGFLSKLAQPGLANTDYIWGAQSVLTPVTIPTRYSNGLLPGLGGGEQSSPYVMINRTGKASDEVYKGKTTLALNQDLSSVLEGLKFRVQGAYDLYSYFSERRRVQPALYNALGRAYDGSLITLQTVQEQKASYTRSTRQYRKYHFESVINYDKVFNSDHRTSALVYYYISDAKDTEDATSNLDAIPLRYQGVSSRLTYGFRDTYLLDVNFGYTGSENFQPGRQYGFFPSIALGWVPTGYKFVKEAAPWLNYFKIRASYGTVGNDRISTIRFPYLTKANQGNGTVWGVPDIETINETRIGADNLAWEKAIKSNLGIEGKLFDSKVDFVVDFFKDQRNGIFQQRVQVPDYVGVISNPFANVGRMKSSGIDGNISYTGNLSKDIGFTLRGNFTYSKNLVQNWEQAYLEYPYLEYNGFPYNSIRGYQSLGLFKDEDDIKYSPKQTFGDVLPGDIKYKDVNGDGIIDKLDMVPLTHSNYPLMMFGMGGEFRYKKLTLGVLFKGTGKTSFFYVGQPTTINNVTVTNGMGYMPFFNGNLGNVLSLAADPKNRWIPRDYALANGIDPALAENPNARYPRLQYGNNTNNSQLSSFWQGDARYIRLEEITLNYNINPSILKRLGIKSMDLQFVGNNLYIWDNVKLYDPEQAAWNGRKYPIPTTYSFQVYVNF, encoded by the coding sequence ATGACAAAGACTTTTAGAATTTTGTGCTTGCTGTCGCTGTGTCTGTCCCTGACGACATTACATGCACAGGAAACCAAGCAGTTACTCACCATTGCCGGTATTGTTACCGATGAAAAGGGAGCAGCTATCCCAGCGGTATCTGTTTACATTAAAGATCGGCCCTCAGCCGGTACCGCTACCAATAATGAAGGAAAATTCAGCATTCAGGTCTCGTATGGCGATAAAGTCGCATTTAGCTATATCGGCTTTAAAAATGCAGAACATGTTGCTGTCGAAACAAAAAAGAATTTAACCATAGTACTTAAAGACAATAACGAGGCCCTGGAGGAAGTAATGGTAGTTGGACTGGGAAATGTACAACGGAAGATAAGTTCGGTTGGAGCCATCACAACGGTAGATGTTAAGGACCTTCAATCCCCTGCACCATCGATTGCAAACCTTCTTGGCGGAAGGGCAGCCGGTGTAATCTCCAGATTAGGCAGTGGTGAACCAGGAAAGAACATTTCTGAGTTTTGGGTACGTGGTATCGGTACATTTGGAGCCAACAGTAGTGCATTGGTGCTCATCGATGGTTTGGAGGGCGACCTGAATACCATTGATCCGGCGGATGTGGAAAGTTTTTCGATCCTTAAGGATGCATCAGCTACCGCAGTGTATGGCGTTAGGGGAGCCAATGGGGTAGTATTGGTTACCACTAAGCGCGGTCAGGTAGACCGCATGCAGCTCACCGCACGCGCCAATACCACTTTATCCAGTCTCAACCGCTTACCAGAATATCTGCGTGCGTATGATTATGCACAGCTGGCGAATGAAGCAAGTTTGGTCCGTGGGCAGAGTCCTTTGTACAATCAAACGGAATTAGGTATTATCCGCGATGGACTGGATCCGGATATGTATCCAGATGTAGATTGGCAGGATGAAATTCTCAATAAGACTTCCTGGCGCCAGAGCTATTACATGAGTGGCCGTGGTGGGTCTGAGGTTGCACGCTATTTCCTTAGCCTTGGCGGCAAAAGTGAAAGTGCAGCTTACAAAGTAGACAAAAATAGCCAATACAGTTCTAATGTGGGTTTTAATACCTATAATTACCGGATCAATCTGGATGTTAACCTGACCAAGACCACTAAAATTTTCCTGGGTTCTGATGGGTTTCTATCTAAACTGGCTCAGCCTGGGTTAGCAAATACAGATTACATATGGGGAGCACAATCCGTACTTACCCCGGTGACCATCCCTACACGATATTCCAATGGCCTGCTTCCAGGCCTGGGAGGTGGAGAGCAGTCATCGCCTTATGTCATGATCAACCGCACAGGTAAGGCTTCAGATGAGGTGTATAAAGGCAAAACCACATTAGCCCTAAACCAAGACCTTTCCAGTGTATTGGAGGGACTTAAATTCCGGGTTCAGGGAGCTTACGATCTATACAGTTACTTTAGCGAGCGTAGGCGTGTACAGCCAGCGCTTTATAATGCCTTAGGACGGGCCTACGATGGCTCGCTCATTACTTTGCAAACCGTACAAGAACAAAAAGCGAGTTACACCAGATCTACCCGTCAATACCGTAAATACCACTTTGAATCTGTTATCAATTATGATAAAGTATTCAACAGTGACCACAGGACCTCCGCACTGGTCTATTACTACATTAGCGATGCCAAAGATACCGAAGACGCGACCAGTAACCTGGACGCCATCCCCTTACGTTATCAGGGTGTATCGAGCAGGTTGACCTATGGTTTCCGGGACACTTACCTTTTAGATGTCAATTTTGGCTATACCGGTTCTGAGAACTTCCAGCCCGGCAGGCAATATGGTTTTTTCCCGTCAATAGCCCTGGGATGGGTACCTACTGGCTACAAATTTGTAAAAGAAGCCGCACCATGGCTTAATTATTTTAAGATCAGGGCTTCCTACGGTACGGTGGGTAACGACCGGATTTCAACTATCCGTTTCCCTTACCTGACCAAGGCTAACCAGGGTAATGGCACGGTATGGGGCGTGCCCGATATCGAGACAATTAATGAGACAAGGATTGGTGCAGATAACCTGGCCTGGGAAAAAGCGATTAAATCCAATTTAGGTATTGAAGGTAAGCTCTTTGATAGTAAAGTAGATTTTGTGGTAGACTTTTTCAAAGATCAGCGTAACGGTATTTTTCAACAAAGGGTACAGGTTCCTGATTACGTGGGCGTCATTTCCAATCCTTTCGCCAATGTGGGCCGCATGAAAAGTTCCGGAATAGATGGAAACATCAGCTATACTGGCAATCTTTCCAAAGACATAGGTTTTACCTTAAGAGGTAACTTCACCTATTCCAAAAACCTAGTACAGAACTGGGAACAAGCTTACCTGGAATATCCTTACCTGGAGTACAATGGTTTCCCTTATAATTCTATAAGAGGCTACCAGTCGCTGGGACTTTTTAAAGACGAAGACGACATCAAATATAGCCCTAAACAAACGTTTGGAGATGTACTGCCTGGCGACATCAAATACAAGGATGTAAACGGTGATGGCATCATCGACAAACTGGACATGGTTCCTTTAACCCACAGCAACTATCCTTTGATGATGTTTGGCATGGGCGGCGAGTTCCGCTATAAAAAGCTGACATTAGGTGTATTGTTTAAAGGAACAGGAAAAACATCCTTTTTCTATGTAGGACAGCCAACCACAATAAACAATGTAACGGTAACTAACGGAATGGGTTATATGCCATTCTTTAATGGTAACCTGGGCAACGTACTCAGCCTGGCTGCCGATCCTAAAAACCGCTGGATCCCGAGGGATTATGCCCTGGCAAACGGAATAGACCCTGCATTGGCCGAAAACCCAAATGCCCGCTACCCACGCCTGCAATACGGGAATAACACCAACAACAGCCAGTTGTCGTCCTTCTGGCAGGGAGATGCGCGCTATATACGCCTGGAGGAAATTACGTTGAATTATAACATTAATCCATCGATCCTGAAACGCCTTGGAATTAAGTCTATGGACCTGCAATTTGTGGGCAATAACTTATACATATGGGATAATGTTAAGCTTTATGACCCGGAACAAGCCGCCTGGAACGGGCGTAAATACCCGATACCAACAACCTATTCCTTTCAAGTGTACGTCAATTTTTAA